A region of Micromonospora chokoriensis DNA encodes the following proteins:
- a CDS encoding dihydrolipoamide acetyltransferase family protein, with protein sequence MGGGMTTVERTQVFLLPDLGEGLSEAEIVEWRVAVGDVVTVDQSVVEVETAKAVVDVPCPYAGRVVTLHGAAGEVRPVGQPLITIAPLDGGDEPAGHATYREEERAGSGNVLIGYGTGHGGATRRRRRPRLALAPEPADTGPADAARGAGPAGGTAPAVGSVPADPARSPAALVISPIVRRLARDHGLDLTTVRGTGPGGVIRRADVEAAATAPAARLAAVPDPHVALAPAGDGDVIVPLTGVRKAIADKLSRSRREIPEVTIWVDVDATGLLETRAAINAATPDAPVSILALLARICLSGLRRFPQLNARVDTEAQRIVQSAGVHLGIAAQTDRGLLVPVLRDAQRLTTAELAAELAATTAAARAGNLPPARLTGGTFTLNNYGVFGVDGSTPIINHPEAALLGVGRIVDKPWVVDGQLAVRKVTQLSLTFDHRVCDGGVAGGFLRHVADCVERPAMLIAAV encoded by the coding sequence CTGGGCGGCGGCATGACCACCGTCGAACGGACCCAGGTCTTCCTTTTGCCCGACCTGGGCGAGGGGCTGAGCGAGGCCGAGATCGTCGAGTGGCGGGTCGCCGTGGGCGACGTGGTCACCGTCGACCAGAGCGTGGTCGAGGTGGAGACCGCCAAGGCGGTCGTGGACGTGCCCTGCCCGTACGCCGGTCGGGTGGTCACCCTGCACGGCGCGGCCGGTGAGGTACGCCCGGTCGGCCAGCCGTTGATCACCATCGCGCCGCTGGACGGTGGCGACGAGCCGGCCGGGCACGCCACCTACCGCGAGGAGGAACGGGCCGGCTCCGGCAACGTCCTGATCGGGTACGGCACCGGGCACGGCGGCGCCACCCGGCGTCGACGTCGACCCCGGCTCGCCCTCGCCCCGGAACCGGCCGACACCGGGCCGGCCGACGCTGCCCGCGGCGCCGGCCCGGCGGGTGGGACAGCCCCGGCCGTGGGTTCCGTGCCCGCCGATCCGGCGCGGTCACCGGCCGCCCTGGTCATCTCGCCGATCGTCCGGCGGCTGGCCCGTGACCACGGCCTCGACCTGACGACGGTCCGCGGCACCGGGCCCGGCGGCGTGATCCGTCGTGCCGACGTGGAGGCGGCGGCGACCGCCCCCGCCGCCCGGCTCGCCGCCGTCCCGGACCCGCACGTCGCCCTCGCGCCGGCCGGGGACGGCGACGTGATCGTCCCCCTCACCGGTGTGCGCAAGGCGATCGCCGACAAGCTCTCCCGCAGCCGGCGGGAGATCCCGGAGGTGACCATCTGGGTCGACGTGGACGCCACCGGCCTGCTGGAGACCCGTGCGGCGATCAACGCGGCGACCCCCGACGCGCCGGTGAGCATCCTGGCCCTGCTGGCCCGGATCTGCCTCAGCGGACTACGCCGGTTCCCGCAGCTCAACGCCCGCGTCGACACGGAGGCGCAGCGGATCGTCCAGTCCGCCGGGGTGCACCTGGGCATCGCCGCGCAGACCGACCGGGGTCTGCTGGTGCCGGTGCTGCGCGACGCCCAACGCCTCACCACCGCCGAGCTGGCCGCCGAACTGGCGGCGACCACCGCCGCCGCGCGGGCCGGGAACCTGCCGCCGGCCCGGCTGACCGGCGGGACGTTCACGCTGAACAACTACGGGGTGTTCGGCGTCGACGGCTCCACGCCGATCATCAATCACCCCGAGGCGGCCCTGCTCGGAGTGGGCCGGATCGTGGACAAGCCGTGGGTGGTCGACGGGCAGCTCGCCGTCCGCAAGGTCACCCAGCTCAGCCTCACCTTCGACCACCGGGTCTGCGACGGCGGGGTGGCCGGTGGTTTCCTGCGGCACGTGGCCGACTGCGTGGAGCGACCGGCGATGCTGATCGCCGCCGTCTGA
- a CDS encoding right-handed parallel beta-helix repeat-containing protein, with protein sequence MANELILNSVRVRRPAAAGAPLYCDALEYGLTGDGSTNDQPALAALVDRLGAGYASDGRARVIYCPPGIYSIRDAGTVWRSGVSLIGAGPAATRFMLSNEGNRADPTPLAFWTAVQHGADRDRHIADCTFADFQIDGSGVAMAEYNYLAKGLGLQYVVRGVFRNLYIHHTAATGLGCDFLQDTLIDGVVVVGCGRLDNGEQIGGAGIGIGIGGWGTTERLTIANCTALANGTNGIFLELQKDYWEPPRGYRIVGCHSQGNRFGISDWGADGLIVSACTMTGNLETGFDVSAQGTAGIAGRGGLLTDCVIDANLRDGVSIGNSPGPYTVRGNRISGNGQHGYHAYDLGRGYQGTIRDVVIESNEFWGNGLDAVRIDHQMSDAVLLNNRIRNNGRQYARGAGGAGDAVRYDERTLVDRSADWPHDGHRGKVLRVGRAVAMVAANSGDELMLAPVRPDAFSAWSGDVPPPGCGYELAPAPERRAGVTINAPFDSATIRGNRVWDNHDNQTQTHGLWITERGSCVDCRVEDNDLAGNAEEGMRLDTPPVGGRWRDNHVDSDWS encoded by the coding sequence GTGGCGAACGAGCTGATACTCAACTCGGTCCGGGTGCGTCGGCCCGCCGCGGCCGGCGCGCCGCTCTACTGCGACGCGCTGGAGTACGGGCTGACCGGCGACGGCTCGACCAACGACCAGCCGGCGTTGGCCGCCCTCGTGGATCGCCTCGGCGCCGGTTACGCCTCGGACGGGCGGGCCCGGGTCATCTACTGCCCGCCGGGCATCTACTCGATCCGGGACGCCGGCACGGTGTGGCGCAGCGGCGTGTCGCTGATCGGGGCCGGTCCCGCGGCGACCCGGTTCATGCTCAGCAACGAGGGCAACCGCGCCGACCCGACCCCGCTGGCGTTCTGGACCGCCGTGCAGCACGGCGCCGACCGGGACCGGCACATCGCCGACTGCACCTTCGCCGACTTCCAGATCGACGGCTCGGGCGTGGCGATGGCCGAGTACAACTACCTGGCCAAGGGCCTCGGCCTGCAGTACGTGGTGCGCGGCGTGTTCCGCAACCTCTACATCCACCACACCGCCGCCACCGGGTTGGGCTGCGACTTCCTCCAGGACACGCTCATCGACGGTGTGGTGGTGGTCGGCTGCGGCCGCCTGGACAACGGCGAGCAGATCGGCGGCGCCGGCATCGGAATCGGCATCGGCGGGTGGGGCACGACGGAACGCCTGACCATCGCCAACTGCACCGCCCTGGCCAACGGCACGAACGGCATCTTCCTGGAGTTGCAGAAGGACTACTGGGAACCGCCGCGCGGCTATCGCATCGTCGGCTGCCACAGTCAGGGCAACCGGTTCGGCATCTCCGACTGGGGCGCCGACGGTCTGATCGTCTCCGCCTGCACGATGACCGGCAACCTGGAGACCGGCTTCGACGTGTCGGCGCAGGGAACGGCGGGCATCGCCGGACGGGGTGGACTGCTCACCGACTGCGTCATCGACGCGAACCTGCGCGACGGCGTGAGCATCGGCAACAGCCCCGGCCCGTACACCGTGCGGGGCAACCGGATCAGCGGCAACGGTCAGCACGGCTACCACGCGTACGACCTGGGGCGCGGTTACCAGGGCACGATCCGGGACGTGGTGATCGAGAGCAACGAGTTCTGGGGCAACGGGTTGGACGCGGTCCGCATCGACCACCAGATGAGCGACGCGGTGCTGCTCAACAACCGGATCCGGAACAACGGCCGGCAGTACGCGCGGGGCGCGGGCGGTGCCGGCGACGCCGTGCGCTACGACGAGCGGACGCTGGTGGACCGGTCGGCCGACTGGCCGCACGACGGCCACCGGGGCAAGGTCCTGCGGGTCGGGCGGGCCGTCGCCATGGTCGCCGCCAACAGCGGCGACGAACTCATGCTCGCCCCGGTCCGTCCGGACGCGTTCAGCGCGTGGAGCGGGGACGTGCCACCGCCCGGATGCGGGTACGAGTTGGCCCCCGCCCCGGAACGGCGTGCCGGTGTCACGATCAACGCGCCGTTCGACTCGGCGACCATCCGCGGCAACCGGGTCTGGGACAACCACGACAACCAGACCCAGACCCACGGGCTCTGGATCACCGAGCGCGGCAGTTGCGTGGACTGCCGGGTCGAGGACAACGACCTCGCCGGCAACGCCGAGGAGGGGATGCGGTTGGACACCCCGCCGGTGGGCGGACGCTGGCGGGACAACCACGTCGACAGCGACTGGAGCTGA
- a CDS encoding PQQ-dependent sugar dehydrogenase — MNRTAFASALLLVTAGLVVPPSAAAAAPAAPPDSSFQKVTLNDFPGEPISLAVLPDLRVLHTSRTGEVRIHDPRTGLNTLAADIPVYEHDEEGLQGVAIDPNFAQNRWVYLYYSPPMDTPVDDPATPDVNEGDAPETGTEADWQRFKGALRLSRFKLEGMKLNLASEQQIIDVPTDRGICCHVGGQIDFDSKGNLYLSTGDDTNPFASDGYIPIDERADRNPAYDAQRTSANTNDLRGKLLRIKPKAGGGYTVPAGNLFKPGTAQTRPEIYAMGLRNAFRFAVDKRTDNVYLADYSPDASSPNPERGPAGHGRWMLIDKPANYGWPYCVTPTIAYRDYDFATGESGAKFNCKRPVNDSPHNTGKRVLPPVEQPEVWYPSAASGEFPQLGTGGIGPMGGPAYDYDGTSTSRTRWPVYYDGVPLFYEWTRDYIKEFRLDANGTVADIRAVVPSIVVDNPMDMEFGPDGSLYVLEYGDGYFAENPDAQLSRIDFVRGNRTPIPKISGTPTVGQAPLTVAFSSAGTVDPDGDKLSYAWDFNADGSVDSTDPNPSWTFPENGSYTPTVKVTDRTGRSASATLPLVVGPTAPVIEFVAPVAGQPFQFGQTVAYEVKVTDDLPVDCSRVKVTYVLGHDEHGHPLSTSTGCSGSIPTFVDGGHAGADNLTAVFVAEYTDAPTEPGVPPQSASATVVLDPDPVAGLAG, encoded by the coding sequence ATGAACAGGACCGCATTCGCGTCCGCCCTGCTGCTGGTGACGGCCGGTCTGGTCGTACCACCGTCGGCAGCGGCCGCAGCGCCGGCCGCGCCGCCGGACAGCAGCTTCCAGAAAGTGACACTGAACGACTTCCCGGGCGAGCCGATCAGCCTCGCCGTCCTGCCCGACCTGCGGGTGCTGCACACCTCGCGCACCGGCGAGGTCCGCATCCACGACCCGCGCACCGGGCTGAACACCCTCGCCGCCGACATCCCGGTGTACGAGCACGACGAGGAGGGCTTGCAGGGGGTCGCGATCGACCCGAACTTCGCCCAGAACAGGTGGGTGTACCTCTACTACTCGCCGCCGATGGACACCCCGGTGGACGACCCGGCGACCCCGGACGTCAACGAGGGCGACGCGCCGGAGACCGGCACCGAGGCGGACTGGCAGCGGTTCAAGGGCGCGCTGCGGCTGTCCCGGTTCAAGCTGGAGGGGATGAAGCTCAACCTCGCCAGCGAGCAGCAGATCATCGACGTGCCGACCGACCGAGGCATCTGCTGCCACGTCGGTGGGCAGATCGACTTCGACAGCAAGGGCAACCTGTACCTGTCGACCGGTGACGACACCAACCCGTTCGCCTCCGACGGCTACATCCCGATCGACGAGCGGGCCGACCGCAACCCGGCGTACGACGCGCAGCGCACCTCGGCCAACACCAACGACCTGCGCGGCAAGCTGCTGCGCATCAAGCCGAAGGCCGGTGGTGGTTACACGGTGCCGGCCGGCAACCTGTTCAAGCCCGGCACGGCGCAGACGCGCCCGGAGATCTACGCGATGGGGCTGCGCAACGCGTTCCGGTTCGCCGTCGACAAGCGCACCGACAACGTCTACCTGGCCGACTACTCACCGGACGCGTCGTCGCCGAACCCGGAGCGCGGTCCGGCCGGGCACGGTCGGTGGATGCTGATCGACAAGCCGGCGAACTACGGCTGGCCGTACTGCGTGACGCCGACCATCGCCTACCGCGACTACGACTTCGCCACCGGCGAGTCGGGCGCGAAGTTCAACTGCAAGCGCCCGGTCAACGACTCCCCGCACAACACCGGCAAACGCGTGCTGCCGCCGGTCGAGCAGCCGGAGGTCTGGTACCCGTCCGCGGCATCCGGTGAGTTCCCGCAGTTGGGCACCGGTGGTATCGGCCCGATGGGCGGCCCGGCGTACGACTACGACGGGACCAGCACGTCGCGGACCCGCTGGCCGGTCTACTACGACGGGGTGCCGCTGTTCTACGAGTGGACCCGGGACTACATCAAGGAGTTCCGCCTCGACGCCAACGGGACCGTCGCGGACATCCGCGCGGTGGTCCCCTCCATCGTGGTGGACAACCCGATGGACATGGAGTTCGGCCCGGACGGTTCGCTCTACGTGCTGGAGTACGGCGACGGCTACTTCGCCGAGAACCCGGACGCCCAGCTGTCCCGGATCGACTTCGTTCGCGGCAACCGCACGCCGATCCCGAAGATCAGCGGTACGCCGACCGTCGGGCAGGCCCCGCTGACCGTGGCGTTCTCCAGCGCCGGCACCGTCGACCCGGACGGTGACAAGCTGAGCTACGCGTGGGACTTCAACGCGGACGGTTCGGTGGACAGCACCGATCCGAACCCGAGCTGGACGTTCCCGGAGAACGGCTCGTACACGCCGACGGTGAAGGTGACCGACCGCACCGGCCGGTCCGCCTCGGCGACGCTGCCGCTGGTGGTCGGGCCGACCGCGCCGGTCATCGAGTTCGTCGCCCCGGTCGCCGGGCAGCCCTTCCAGTTCGGTCAGACCGTCGCGTACGAGGTGAAGGTCACCGACGACCTGCCGGTGGACTGCTCCCGGGTGAAGGTCACCTACGTGCTCGGGCACGACGAGCACGGTCACCCGTTGTCCACGTCGACCGGCTGCTCCGGCAGCATCCCGACCTTCGTGGACGGTGGGCACGCCGGCGCGGACAACCTGACCGCGGTGTTCGTCGCCGAGTACACCGACGCGCCGACCGAGCCGGGCGTACCGCCGCAGTCCGCTTCGGCCACCGTCGTGCTGGACCCGGACCCGGTGGCCGGCCTGGCCGGCTGA
- a CDS encoding sugar phosphate isomerase/epimerase family protein — MDRQINRPEPTPTSEGFSRRGVLRAATVSAAAVGAAGLLAGPAAAAPAASAQGRRRVPVDRISIQLYTLRDQLAADLPGTLDALRRIGYRRVEHAGFVGRTAAQFRAALDEAGLRSTSGHVGIPQPFDAATWEQALADAKVVGCKKIVHPYFGRDAAGQPIRDPAVYRALARDLNKAGRLAERAGLEFGYHNHQLEFVPLTGGSTGFDILATQTDPRLVHFELDLYWTWRGAHDPVDVIRANRGRIRQVHVKDLDVEGGFADLGDGVIDFGRIFAHEREAGIEEYIVERDDAGTPPRSPADALDTARVGFDYLASLRY; from the coding sequence ATGGATCGACAGATCAACCGACCGGAGCCGACACCGACGTCGGAGGGGTTCAGCCGGCGTGGAGTGTTGCGCGCCGCGACCGTCTCCGCTGCTGCCGTCGGCGCCGCCGGTCTGCTCGCCGGGCCGGCCGCCGCCGCGCCCGCCGCATCGGCGCAGGGCCGGCGCCGAGTGCCGGTGGACCGGATCAGCATCCAGCTCTACACGCTGCGCGACCAGCTCGCCGCCGACCTGCCCGGCACCCTGGACGCGCTGCGTCGGATCGGCTACCGACGGGTGGAGCACGCCGGTTTCGTCGGACGCACCGCCGCCCAGTTCCGGGCCGCGCTCGACGAGGCGGGGCTGCGCTCCACCTCCGGGCACGTCGGAATTCCGCAGCCGTTCGACGCCGCGACCTGGGAACAGGCCCTCGCCGACGCCAAGGTCGTGGGCTGCAAGAAGATCGTCCACCCGTACTTCGGTCGGGACGCGGCCGGCCAGCCGATCCGGGACCCCGCCGTCTACCGGGCCCTCGCCCGGGACCTGAACAAGGCCGGGCGGCTCGCCGAGCGGGCGGGGCTCGAGTTCGGCTACCACAACCACCAGCTCGAGTTCGTGCCCCTGACCGGCGGCTCGACCGGGTTCGACATCCTCGCCACGCAGACCGACCCGCGGCTTGTCCACTTCGAACTGGACCTCTACTGGACCTGGCGCGGCGCGCACGACCCGGTCGACGTGATCCGGGCCAACCGGGGCCGGATCCGCCAGGTGCACGTGAAGGACCTCGACGTCGAGGGCGGGTTCGCCGACCTCGGCGACGGCGTCATCGACTTCGGTCGGATCTTCGCCCACGAGCGGGAGGCCGGCATCGAGGAGTACATCGTGGAGCGTGACGACGCGGGCACGCCGCCGCGCTCCCCCGCCGACGCCCTGGACACCGCCCGGGTCGGCTTCGACTATCTCGCTTCACTTCGGTACTGA
- a CDS encoding L,D-transpeptidase, which yields MTCRRRLTLLAVTIAAAPLVLGGCTADRGSATGSAKKHAAPPELAVTPGDKARDVPVSAEVGTVVKGGRVTGVRLTDDKGKQVDAEPREDGSGWVPSAPLQPRRTYTAEVTATGDSGATTTRTTTFTTMATSTKPQITSTLYFVGKRTYGTAMPVTVAFDPGIPKEARADVQRRLFVKTNPPQPGTWSWLEDGTQVYYRAPDFWKPGTTISVRAGLEGLPIGKDRVGDAERTATSTIGRQVSLEIDNATKQMTVLRDGKQIRRIPVSLGKPSTPSSSGKMVIMEKHERTTFDTRGEPNGGYVVDVDDAQRYTWGGEFIHSAPWSEGDQGNTNVSHGCANVSAAAADWLMGVTQVGDLVTVKGTEVELQPGNGWTAWNVSWDEFVRGSALPVPPGLKPAPVAPAHPGAVAGGSPAPAPSVSGR from the coding sequence ATGACGTGTAGGCGGCGATTGACGCTGTTGGCGGTAACCATCGCAGCCGCACCACTCGTCCTGGGTGGGTGCACCGCCGACCGGGGGTCCGCGACCGGTTCGGCCAAGAAGCACGCCGCCCCGCCGGAGCTCGCCGTCACGCCGGGGGACAAGGCCCGCGACGTGCCGGTCAGCGCCGAGGTGGGCACCGTGGTCAAGGGGGGCCGGGTGACCGGCGTACGTCTGACCGACGACAAGGGCAAGCAGGTCGACGCCGAGCCGCGCGAGGACGGTTCGGGCTGGGTGCCGAGCGCTCCGTTGCAGCCGAGACGGACCTACACCGCCGAGGTGACAGCCACCGGTGACTCCGGTGCCACCACGACCCGCACCACCACCTTCACCACGATGGCTACATCGACCAAACCGCAGATCACCAGCACCCTCTATTTCGTCGGCAAACGGACGTACGGCACGGCGATGCCGGTTACCGTCGCGTTCGACCCGGGAATTCCGAAAGAGGCCAGAGCGGATGTTCAGCGACGGTTGTTCGTGAAGACGAATCCTCCGCAGCCGGGCACCTGGTCATGGCTCGAGGACGGGACCCAGGTCTATTATCGGGCACCCGATTTCTGGAAACCGGGGACGACGATCAGCGTCCGGGCCGGCCTGGAGGGCCTGCCGATCGGCAAGGACCGGGTCGGTGACGCCGAGCGCACCGCGACGTCCACGATCGGACGGCAGGTCTCGCTGGAGATCGACAACGCCACCAAGCAGATGACGGTCCTGCGGGACGGCAAGCAGATCCGCCGGATCCCGGTCAGTCTGGGCAAGCCGAGCACGCCGAGTTCCAGCGGCAAAATGGTGATCATGGAGAAGCACGAACGGACCACCTTCGACACCCGGGGTGAGCCCAACGGCGGCTACGTGGTGGACGTCGACGACGCCCAGCGCTACACCTGGGGCGGTGAGTTCATCCACTCCGCCCCGTGGTCGGAGGGGGACCAGGGCAACACGAACGTCTCCCACGGTTGTGCCAACGTCTCCGCCGCCGCGGCCGACTGGTTGATGGGGGTGACGCAGGTCGGGGACCTGGTGACCGTGAAGGGCACCGAGGTCGAACTGCAACCGGGTAACGGCTGGACCGCGTGGAACGTCAGCTGGGACGAGTTCGTCCGAGGTAGCGCGCTGCCGGTGCCTCCCGGGCTCAAGCCCGCCCCCGTCGCGCCGGCCCACCCGGGCGCGGTGGCCGGCGGGTCGCCGGCCCCGGCGCCCTCGGTCAGCGGTCGCTGA
- a CDS encoding STAS domain-containing protein gives MGEDSDRLDVQVSMGDQVVVMRVSGEIDIATVAAFRSALWSAPARRVLQLDLSDLRLLSAAGVRTLLAAHLRVRACGGELVLVDPSPVVARVLRASGLHRVMPILEPATVVDAARLTGDTTAHLQLAA, from the coding sequence ATGGGAGAGGACAGCGACCGGCTCGACGTGCAGGTCAGCATGGGTGACCAGGTGGTCGTCATGCGGGTGTCGGGTGAGATCGACATCGCCACCGTGGCGGCTTTCCGGTCCGCGTTGTGGTCCGCTCCGGCTCGCCGGGTGCTTCAGCTTGATCTGTCCGATCTGCGGCTGCTCTCCGCCGCTGGCGTCCGCACGCTGCTCGCCGCGCATCTGCGCGTCCGGGCCTGCGGTGGCGAGCTTGTCCTCGTCGACCCGAGCCCGGTGGTGGCACGGGTGCTCCGGGCCAGCGGTCTGCACCGCGTGATGCCGATCCTGGAGCCGGCCACGGTGGTCGACGCCGCGCGCCTCACCGGAGACACGACCGCACACCTGCAGCTGGCCGCCTGA
- a CDS encoding FKBP-type peptidyl-prolyl cis-trans isomerase, translated as MNQAAGARSGKPEVGPIEGAPPADLVIEDITVGDGPQAEAGQLVSVHYVGVSHSTGGEFDSSWNRGQAFEFPLGGGQVIAGWDQGVVGMRVGGRRRLTIPPHLGYGDRGAAGVIKPGETLIFVVDLLGVR; from the coding sequence ATGAACCAGGCAGCAGGCGCCCGATCCGGCAAGCCCGAGGTGGGTCCGATCGAGGGTGCACCGCCCGCCGACCTCGTGATCGAGGACATCACCGTGGGCGACGGCCCGCAGGCGGAGGCGGGCCAGCTGGTCAGCGTGCACTACGTCGGCGTGTCCCACTCCACCGGCGGCGAGTTCGACTCGTCGTGGAACCGGGGCCAGGCGTTCGAGTTCCCGCTCGGCGGCGGTCAGGTCATCGCCGGCTGGGACCAGGGCGTCGTCGGTATGCGCGTCGGCGGCCGTCGCCGGCTGACCATCCCGCCACACCTCGGGTACGGCGACCGGGGCGCGGCCGGTGTCATCAAGCCCGGCGAGACGCTGATCTTCGTCGTGGACCTGCTCGGCGTGCGCTGA
- a CDS encoding TerC family protein has protein sequence MREASVTEVAVTVPLWAWAAVGAVIAVMLAVDVLLHRDNHVIDLREALLWSAVWIGAGLLFGLVVWWGLGGDPAIAYFSGYLLEKALSVDNVFVFALLFGYFQVPAGYQHKVLFWGVVGALVFRLLFILAGAELLERLTWAGFVLGAFLIWTGWRLAVRGKPDVDPERNVVVRLFRKLVPTDARYHGDRFTARVAGRRTATLLLVALVAIEATDVVFAIDSVAAILAITTNTFLVWTATAFAVLGLRSLYFCLAGLLRHFGYLRYGLAFLLAFAGLKLVLAETPMGKLPVWLTLAVVVLTLAISIGASLLAARRAPAG, from the coding sequence ATGCGGGAGGCTTCGGTGACGGAGGTGGCGGTCACGGTCCCGCTGTGGGCCTGGGCGGCAGTCGGCGCGGTGATCGCCGTGATGCTCGCGGTGGACGTGCTCCTGCACCGGGACAACCACGTCATCGACCTACGCGAGGCGCTGCTGTGGAGCGCCGTCTGGATCGGCGCGGGTCTGCTGTTCGGGTTGGTCGTCTGGTGGGGGCTCGGCGGCGACCCGGCCATCGCGTACTTCTCCGGGTACCTGCTGGAGAAGGCGCTCTCGGTGGACAACGTGTTCGTCTTCGCCCTGCTCTTCGGCTACTTCCAGGTGCCGGCCGGCTACCAGCACAAGGTGCTGTTCTGGGGGGTCGTCGGGGCGCTCGTCTTCCGTCTGCTGTTCATCCTCGCCGGTGCCGAGCTGCTGGAACGGCTGACCTGGGCCGGGTTCGTGCTCGGCGCGTTCCTGATCTGGACCGGCTGGCGGCTCGCCGTACGCGGGAAACCGGACGTCGACCCGGAACGCAACGTCGTGGTCCGGCTGTTCCGGAAGCTCGTGCCCACCGACGCGCGCTACCACGGCGACCGGTTCACGGCCCGGGTGGCCGGCCGGCGGACGGCGACACTGCTGCTGGTGGCGCTCGTCGCCATCGAGGCCACCGACGTGGTGTTCGCCATCGACTCGGTGGCGGCGATCCTCGCCATCACCACCAACACCTTCCTGGTCTGGACGGCCACCGCGTTCGCCGTGCTGGGGCTGCGCAGCCTCTACTTCTGCCTCGCCGGCCTGCTCCGACACTTCGGCTACCTGCGCTACGGACTCGCGTTCCTGCTGGCCTTCGCCGGGCTGAAACTCGTCCTCGCCGAGACGCCGATGGGCAAACTGCCGGTCTGGTTGACCCTCGCGGTGGTGGTGCTGACCCTGGCGATCTCCATCGGCGCCAGCCTCCTGGCCGCGCGGCGTGCCCCGGCCGGGTGA
- a CDS encoding helical backbone metal receptor — protein sequence MRVVSLVPSLTEAVALTVPGVLVGATDWCSHPVGLDVARVGGSKYPDLDRVRALRPDVVLLNVEENRRADAEALRAAGVPVRVTYPRTVAGALTELGDLLAELGASTEPTWLRAARRAWADPPLLTPTRRAVVPVWRRPWVVLGGDTFAGDVLRRLGVVNAYDEHPERYPRPTLAELRGQQPDLVVLPDEPYTFTADDGPEAFPGVPCALLSGRHLTWYGPSLAEAPALLADQLSRPVPAG from the coding sequence ATGCGGGTGGTGTCGCTGGTGCCGTCGCTGACCGAGGCGGTGGCGTTGACAGTGCCGGGAGTGCTGGTCGGGGCCACCGACTGGTGCAGCCACCCGGTCGGGCTCGACGTCGCACGGGTCGGTGGCAGCAAGTACCCGGACCTGGACCGGGTCCGCGCGCTGCGGCCGGACGTGGTGCTCCTGAACGTGGAGGAGAACCGCCGGGCCGACGCCGAGGCGCTGCGGGCTGCCGGCGTACCGGTGCGGGTCACCTATCCGCGCACCGTCGCGGGCGCGTTGACCGAGCTGGGCGACCTGCTCGCCGAGCTGGGCGCGTCGACGGAGCCGACCTGGCTGCGCGCGGCACGGCGGGCCTGGGCCGACCCGCCCCTGCTGACGCCGACCCGCCGGGCGGTGGTGCCGGTGTGGCGTCGGCCGTGGGTGGTGCTCGGCGGCGACACGTTCGCCGGCGACGTGCTGCGTCGGCTCGGCGTGGTCAACGCCTACGACGAGCACCCGGAGCGCTATCCCCGGCCCACCCTCGCCGAGCTGCGCGGGCAGCAGCCCGACCTGGTGGTGCTGCCCGACGAGCCGTACACGTTCACCGCCGACGACGGGCCCGAAGCGTTCCCCGGCGTACCCTGCGCCCTGCTCTCCGGTCGGCACCTCACCTGGTACGGCCCCTCGCTCGCCGAGGCGCCCGCGCTCCTGGCCGACCAGCTGTCCCGGCCGGTGCCAGCCGGGTGA